From Mycobacterium colombiense CECT 3035:
CCGAACCGTCTACCGGCAGGAGATGCTGCGCATGTTCGGGCTGCCCGAGTCGGGCCTGGCCGAAACGCTGCGCGACGCCGAACGGGCCGTCCCCGGCTTCGGGCAACTCGAGATCACCACCTGCCTGCGGCGCGGGGAGATCGAGATGGTCACCCGCTACGAGCCGGACGCCGCCGACGCGTACGCCCAACTGGTCAAGCTGCTGCGGGAGAGGCACGGACACCAGCTCTACTCCGAGGACGGCTCGCGCGTCGACGATCTGGTCGCGCAACTCCTGGCCGGCCACCGGATCGCGACCGCGGAGTCCTGCACCGCGGGGCTGCTGGCGGCGCGCCTGACCGACCGGGCCGGCTCGTCGGATTACGTGGCCGGCGGTGTGGTGTCCTACTCGAACGAGGCGAAGACGGAACTCCTCGGCGTCGACCCGGCGCTGATCCAAGCGCACGGCGCGGTGTCCGAACCGGTGGCCGAGGCGATGGCCGCGGGTGCGCTGCAACGCTTCGGCGCCGACACTGCGGTCGCGATCACCGGAATCGCCGGCCCCGGCGGGGGAACCGAGGAAAAACCAGTGGGCACAGTCTGTTTCAGCGTGACGGCGGGCGGCCGCACCGACACCCGCACGTTGCGGCTCCCCGGTAACCGCTCGGATGTCCGGGAGCGCTCGACCACCGTGGCCATGCACCTGCTGCGGCGGCTACTTGACGACGGCGCTTAACCTCACGTCATTTCGGTTGCCAGGAAGGCGCTTTCGGTGGTGCCGAACCGGATTCCGGTGGCGTCCTTGCCGATCAGCGTCAGCACCGCGACTGCGATCAGCACCGGCACGATCGTCGCCGCCAGAGCAAACGGGTAACCGTGTGATTCGGCGAGGCGTTCCTGGATCGGCAAGTTGAACGCCGCCAGCAGGTTTCCTAATTGGTAGGTCACGCCGGGGTAGAGGCCGCGGATGGCGTCCGGGGACATCTCGGTGAGGTGGGCGGGAATCACGCCCCAGGCGCCCTGCACGAACAACTGCATCAAAAACGAGCCGAGGCACAGCATCGCCGCGCCGCGTGAGTAGGCGAACAACGGCACGATCGGCAGCGCCAAGACCGCGCAGAAGACCACGGTGTAGCGGCGGCTGAACCGCTGGGACAGGGTGCCGAAGACGAGCCCACCGAT
This genomic window contains:
- a CDS encoding competence/damage-inducible protein A, translating into MRRLRAVSARAGIVVTGTEVLTGRVQDANGPWIADRLLELGVELAHITICGDRPGDIEAQLRFLADQGVDLIVTSGGLGPTADDMTVEVVARFCGRELVLDAEVEEKIADILRKLMARNPAFQSALDPGTFESLRAANRKQAMVPAGAQVLDPVGTAPGVVVPGAPTVIVLPGPPRELQPMWHTAIATPGAQDAIAGRTVYRQEMLRMFGLPESGLAETLRDAERAVPGFGQLEITTCLRRGEIEMVTRYEPDAADAYAQLVKLLRERHGHQLYSEDGSRVDDLVAQLLAGHRIATAESCTAGLLAARLTDRAGSSDYVAGGVVSYSNEAKTELLGVDPALIQAHGAVSEPVAEAMAAGALQRFGADTAVAITGIAGPGGGTEEKPVGTVCFSVTAGGRTDTRTLRLPGNRSDVRERSTTVAMHLLRRLLDDGA